The following are encoded in a window of Chlorocebus sabaeus isolate Y175 chromosome 22, mChlSab1.0.hap1, whole genome shotgun sequence genomic DNA:
- the LOC103228438 gene encoding protein FAM136A — protein sequence MAELQQLQVQEVADSMVKSLEKENIQKMQGLMFQCSTCCCEDSQASLQQVHQCIKRCHVPLAQAQALVISELEKFKDRLVRCTMQCNNKAKDSTDAGSKELQVKQQLDGCVTKCVDDHTHYIPTTTKKMKEALLAIGK from the coding sequence ATGGCAGAGCTACAGCAGCTGCAGGTGCAGGAGGTGGCAGACTCCATGGTGAAGAGTCTGGAGAAAGAGAACATTCAGAAAATGCAGGGTCTCATGTTCCAGTGCAGCACCTGCTGTTGTGAAGACAGCCAGGCCTCCCTGCAGCAGGTGCACCAGTGCATCAAGCGCTGCCATGTGCCTCTGGCTCAAGCCCAGGCTTTGGTCATCAGTGAGTTGGAGAAGTTCAAGGACCGCCTGGTCCGGTGCACCATGCAATGCAATAACAAAGCCAAAGATTCAACAGATGCTGGGAGTAAGGAGCTTCAGGTGAAGCAGCAGCTAGACGGTTGTGTGACCAAGTGTGTGGATGACCACACGCACTACATCCCAACTACGACCAAGAAGATGAAGGAAGCTCTCTTAGCCATTGGGAAATAA